A genomic region of Rhizobium indicum contains the following coding sequences:
- the pdxA gene encoding 4-hydroxythreonine-4-phosphate dehydrogenase PdxA — protein sequence MDRNAKVAVTLGDPSGVGPEVIVKALAALPREERRDFVIVGNVEALERADRVTGTGLRFGPADAPGDDRIAVDEVALAAALPEIGKVSPVAGDASVRYITRAVDLAMSGQADVIVTAPINKEAMNLAGHHHDGHTGLLAHLTGSKSSFMLLASERLNTIHVSTHISLKGAIERAKTERVLATIEAGHSHFLRLGKTARIAVAGLNPHCGENGLFGTEDTEFLAPAVEQAQAKGIDVVGPISADTVFARAYNGAFDLVIAQYHDQGHIPIKLVAFDTAVNVSLGLPIDRVSVDHGTAFDIAGTGKANHVNMLSAIAYARLMARSPRREV from the coding sequence ATGGACAGGAATGCGAAAGTCGCTGTGACGCTCGGTGATCCCTCTGGCGTCGGCCCCGAGGTGATCGTCAAGGCGCTCGCAGCCCTTCCAAGAGAAGAGCGCCGCGATTTCGTCATTGTCGGCAATGTCGAAGCGCTGGAGCGCGCCGACCGCGTCACCGGCACCGGACTGCGGTTCGGGCCTGCCGATGCACCCGGTGACGACAGGATCGCCGTCGACGAAGTCGCGCTCGCCGCCGCCCTGCCCGAGATCGGCAAGGTCAGTCCCGTCGCCGGCGATGCCTCGGTGCGCTATATCACCCGCGCCGTCGATCTCGCCATGTCTGGTCAAGCCGATGTCATCGTCACCGCGCCGATCAACAAGGAGGCGATGAACCTCGCCGGCCATCACCATGACGGCCATACCGGGCTGCTTGCGCATCTCACCGGCTCGAAGAGTTCCTTCATGCTGCTTGCCTCCGAGCGGCTGAACACCATCCACGTCTCCACCCATATCTCGCTGAAGGGCGCTATCGAGCGCGCCAAGACCGAGCGGGTGCTGGCAACCATCGAAGCTGGCCATAGCCACTTCCTGCGGCTTGGCAAAACAGCGCGCATCGCCGTCGCCGGCCTCAATCCCCATTGCGGCGAAAACGGCCTGTTCGGCACCGAGGATACGGAATTCCTGGCGCCCGCCGTCGAGCAGGCGCAGGCAAAGGGCATCGACGTCGTCGGTCCGATCTCGGCCGATACGGTTTTTGCCCGCGCCTATAACGGCGCCTTCGATCTTGTCATCGCCCAGTATCACGATCAGGGCCATATCCCGATCAAGCTCGTCGCTTTCGACACCGCGGTCAACGTCTCGCTCGGCCTGCCGATCGACCGCGTCTCGGTCGATCACGGCACCGCCTTCGACATCGCCGGCACCGGCAAGGCCAACCACGTCAACATGCTCTCGGCCATCGCCTATGCCCGGCTGATGGCCCGCTCGCCGCGGCGGGAGGTGTGA
- a CDS encoding type II toxin-antitoxin system Phd/YefM family antitoxin — protein MEWQLQDAKNQFSKVVQKARQEGPQVVTVRGERTAVVLSARDYDALRAGRPTLVDDLLGGPAWDDEFADAVEARNKTPSRDVAF, from the coding sequence ATGGAATGGCAACTGCAGGACGCCAAAAACCAATTTTCGAAGGTCGTGCAGAAGGCCCGACAAGAAGGGCCGCAGGTGGTGACCGTGCGGGGCGAACGCACGGCCGTCGTTCTGTCCGCCCGCGACTACGACGCCCTGCGCGCCGGCAGGCCGACGCTCGTCGACGACCTGCTCGGCGGCCCCGCCTGGGACGATGAGTTCGCCGATGCGGTCGAAGCACGCAACAAGACTCCAAGCCGCGACGTTGCCTTCTGA
- a CDS encoding type II toxin-antitoxin system VapC family toxin: MYLVDTNIVSEARRGTPQAVSWLRSVDPLTIHLSALTLGEIMRGIALKQKSDPKTAAHLTEWLRKLRYDHGDRILPVTDEIAVEWGRIAAIRPRGDIDGLIAATAIVRDLIVVTRNVGDFDDTGAAVINPWETDA; the protein is encoded by the coding sequence ATGTATCTGGTCGATACCAACATCGTCTCGGAGGCGCGACGCGGCACGCCGCAGGCGGTCTCCTGGCTGCGCTCCGTCGATCCGCTCACCATCCACCTGAGCGCGCTGACGCTTGGCGAGATCATGCGCGGCATTGCCCTCAAACAGAAGTCGGATCCGAAGACCGCGGCCCATCTCACCGAGTGGCTGCGCAAGCTGCGTTATGATCATGGTGACCGGATCCTGCCGGTGACCGACGAGATCGCCGTCGAATGGGGCCGCATCGCCGCCATCCGGCCGCGTGGCGATATCGACGGGCTGATCGCCGCAACCGCAATCGTTCGTGATCTGATTGTCGTCACTCGCAATGTCGGCGATTTCGACGATACCGGTGCAGCGGTGATAAATCCATGGGAGACGGACGCGTGA
- a CDS encoding RES family NAD+ phosphorylase yields the protein MSVQVLDRTLTSVRIGDPHGTYPIFDATGSTIAPGRWNTSGSPIIYTSEHYSTALLEKLVHGSGRLPPNQHYVTITLPRGLSYEVFSEPALPGWDSMPANVSKAFGEKWCQEKRSAVLLVPSVVARVDNNILINPAHPEFPSITASLHQPVFWDRRLFGM from the coding sequence GTGAGCGTACAGGTTCTTGACCGCACACTGACATCCGTCCGCATCGGAGATCCCCATGGAACCTATCCGATCTTCGACGCCACCGGCTCGACCATCGCGCCGGGGCGGTGGAACACGTCGGGCAGCCCGATCATCTATACGAGCGAGCATTATTCGACGGCACTACTCGAAAAGCTCGTCCATGGCAGCGGGCGACTGCCTCCCAACCAGCACTATGTCACGATCACCCTACCGCGGGGGCTAAGCTACGAGGTCTTCTCCGAACCCGCGCTGCCCGGCTGGGACAGCATGCCGGCAAACGTCAGCAAGGCTTTCGGCGAAAAATGGTGCCAGGAAAAACGCAGCGCCGTCCTGCTGGTGCCAAGCGTCGTCGCCCGCGTCGACAACAACATATTGATCAATCCGGCCCACCCGGAATTCCCGTCGATCACGGCAAGCCTTCACCAACCGGTTTTCTGGGATCGCCGTTTGTTCGGCATGTGA
- a CDS encoding antitoxin Xre-like helix-turn-helix domain-containing protein, whose product MMGFAGIADVLGLPAREPVSRSAFGLLSSIEEGLPVKALDRMALLLAPDDAQFKYRLVPKATYERRKSKHRLSSDEGIKLARLARVWGQALDVWQTEIEARDFLFRPHAMLEDRRPIDVVIQSEIGGELVLDILGSLKYGSAA is encoded by the coding sequence ATGATGGGATTTGCCGGTATCGCCGATGTTCTCGGGCTGCCCGCCAGGGAGCCGGTATCGCGTTCGGCCTTCGGCCTGCTCTCCAGCATCGAGGAAGGATTGCCGGTCAAGGCGCTCGACCGCATGGCGCTGCTTCTGGCGCCTGATGACGCCCAGTTCAAATACCGGCTGGTTCCGAAGGCCACCTATGAACGGCGCAAGTCCAAGCATCGGCTCTCCTCAGATGAAGGCATAAAGCTTGCCCGTCTCGCGCGTGTCTGGGGTCAGGCGCTCGATGTCTGGCAGACCGAGATCGAGGCCCGCGATTTCCTGTTTCGGCCGCATGCAATGCTTGAGGACAGGCGGCCGATCGACGTGGTCATCCAGAGCGAGATCGGCGGCGAGCTCGTGCTCGATATTCTTGGAAGCCTGAAATACGGCAGCGCTGCGTGA
- a CDS encoding alanine--tRNA ligase-related protein, whose product MFPEGTRTAKEVAYVTAGRLIQQYQHICLSKGIDFIRIESVRPHDATTLFCSAGMQQYKPLFSDPSHSGTVANSQACLRMGDLDEIGDGTHLLHFTMLGLFSFREMTVGNAIDFWLEFLGTLGLMPDHVTIHPDRLVEWTPLYGGCVPIAPDPECMWSDGSISGYCTEFYKDGIEIGNIVNPLGTCIDVGFGLERLDMIINGTPQDDALGTLCETVMTIVESGYRPGNKEQGYVLRKLLRRIHKMGGTLDHPFFTEEVERQKRLRAKYLRLRDRHSEMSPDWWFDTHGIDLSDIRESTEE is encoded by the coding sequence ATCTTCCCCGAAGGCACACGAACAGCAAAGGAGGTTGCCTATGTCACCGCGGGACGCCTGATCCAGCAATATCAACACATCTGCCTTTCCAAGGGCATCGATTTCATACGCATCGAATCCGTACGGCCGCATGATGCTACCACGCTCTTCTGCAGCGCTGGAATGCAGCAGTACAAGCCCCTCTTCTCCGATCCCTCCCATAGTGGAACAGTCGCAAACAGCCAGGCTTGCCTGCGCATGGGCGACCTCGACGAGATCGGCGACGGAACCCACCTTCTCCACTTCACCATGCTCGGCCTTTTCTCCTTCAGGGAAATGACCGTCGGCAACGCCATCGATTTCTGGCTCGAGTTTCTGGGAACGCTCGGACTTATGCCGGATCATGTGACGATCCATCCCGACCGTCTGGTGGAATGGACGCCGCTCTATGGCGGGTGCGTGCCCATCGCGCCGGATCCGGAATGCATGTGGAGCGATGGCAGCATCAGCGGATACTGCACCGAGTTCTATAAAGATGGCATCGAGATCGGAAACATCGTCAATCCGCTCGGAACCTGCATCGACGTCGGCTTCGGTCTCGAGCGTCTCGACATGATCATCAACGGCACGCCGCAAGACGATGCGCTTGGGACACTGTGCGAGACGGTCATGACCATCGTGGAAAGCGGCTACCGGCCGGGCAACAAGGAGCAAGGATACGTCTTGCGGAAACTGCTCCGTCGCATCCACAAGATGGGCGGCACGCTCGATCACCCCTTCTTCACGGAAGAGGTCGAACGCCAGAAGCGGCTGCGCGCCAAATATCTGCGTCTGCGTGACCGCCATTCCGAGATGAGTCCCGACTGGTGGTTCGACACCCATGGTATCGATCTCTCCGACATCCGTGAAAGCACGGAGGAGTAG
- a CDS encoding ABC transporter permease: MTHRPLSLTEAISLPVIGALSLLLAWQWLVPALGVPSYIVPTPLAILRTLGIEWRFLLSNAVPTWGEAGLGFLLGNSLAVILAVAFVYNPRFQAAYFPVVLLFNTIPVLALAPIIILIFGLGMLPKVIIAALICFFPTLVNTARGLNLATASELDLMHVLSASRWETFWRLRAPRSAPLLFASLRISATTCVIGAIVGEWIGSNQGLGAVIIQSTFNYQAERLFAAVVLASFSGIVFFAAVAQIERIFRRLQPGQS; encoded by the coding sequence ATGACGCACCGTCCGCTATCCCTCACCGAGGCGATCAGCCTTCCTGTGATCGGTGCCCTTTCGCTGCTCCTCGCCTGGCAATGGCTGGTGCCGGCCCTCGGCGTTCCGTCCTATATCGTTCCAACGCCGCTGGCGATCCTGCGTACGCTTGGCATCGAATGGCGCTTCCTGCTGTCGAACGCCGTCCCGACATGGGGTGAGGCGGGCCTCGGCTTCCTCCTGGGCAATAGTCTCGCTGTGATCCTGGCGGTTGCCTTTGTCTATAATCCGCGGTTCCAGGCCGCCTATTTTCCCGTTGTCCTGCTCTTCAACACCATCCCGGTGCTGGCGCTCGCGCCGATTATCATCCTCATCTTCGGCCTCGGCATGCTGCCAAAGGTCATCATCGCCGCTCTGATCTGCTTCTTCCCAACCCTGGTGAATACGGCCCGGGGCCTCAATCTGGCGACTGCGAGCGAGCTTGACCTGATGCATGTGCTTTCGGCGAGCCGGTGGGAGACGTTCTGGCGCCTGCGCGCCCCACGGTCTGCCCCCTTGCTCTTTGCGTCGCTGCGCATTTCGGCAACCACCTGTGTGATCGGCGCGATTGTCGGGGAGTGGATCGGTTCGAACCAGGGGCTGGGCGCCGTCATCATCCAGTCGACATTCAACTATCAGGCGGAAAGGCTCTTTGCCGCCGTCGTGCTCGCCTCTTTCTCCGGCATCGTCTTTTTTGCCGCTGTTGCCCAGATCGAGCGGATTTTCCGTCGGCTGCAGCCGGGGCAGAGCTGA
- a CDS encoding ABC transporter ATP-binding protein: MPEAAAIETKDLAVGYAGTAETTRILSGVDLSVGRGEFLTILGPSGCGKSTLLRAVADLLPPLDGRLSVLGRTASEARRRREVAFVFQDATLLPWRTVRENVALPLQVGKNSVSRSVDPRPDHWIELVGLSHLADRYPHQLSGGQRQRVAIARALQCEPDILLMDEPFGALDEITRERLNDELLDVWRRTGTTILFVTHSVVEAIYLGGRVLVLAANPGRVQALIDLAPLKDERGLCRRESLDVQETAAHLRQLLQQGSSAA, encoded by the coding sequence TTGCCTGAAGCAGCGGCCATCGAAACCAAGGATCTGGCTGTCGGCTATGCCGGCACCGCCGAGACGACCCGCATTCTGTCCGGCGTCGATCTCAGCGTCGGCAGGGGCGAGTTTCTGACCATTCTCGGTCCTTCCGGCTGTGGCAAGTCGACCTTGCTGCGTGCGGTGGCGGATCTTCTCCCGCCGCTCGACGGGCGGCTGTCGGTGCTCGGCAGGACAGCCTCGGAGGCGCGCCGGCGGCGCGAGGTCGCCTTCGTCTTTCAGGACGCAACGCTGCTGCCGTGGCGGACTGTGAGGGAGAATGTCGCGCTGCCGCTGCAGGTGGGGAAGAACAGCGTCTCGCGATCGGTCGATCCGCGGCCCGACCACTGGATCGAACTGGTCGGCCTGTCGCATCTGGCCGACCGCTATCCGCATCAATTGTCCGGGGGCCAGCGCCAACGCGTCGCCATAGCGCGCGCGCTTCAATGCGAGCCGGATATCCTGCTCATGGACGAACCCTTCGGTGCGCTCGACGAGATCACCCGTGAACGACTGAACGACGAGCTTCTGGACGTCTGGCGCCGGACCGGCACGACCATCCTGTTCGTCACCCACAGCGTCGTCGAGGCGATCTATCTCGGCGGACGCGTGCTGGTCCTGGCGGCCAATCCGGGCCGCGTCCAGGCGCTGATCGACCTTGCACCGCTGAAAGACGAGCGTGGGCTCTGTCGGCGCGAGAGTCTCGATGTCCAGGAGACCGCCGCCCATCTGCGCCAATTGTTGCAGCAGGGGAGTTCGGCTGCATGA
- a CDS encoding ABC transporter substrate-binding protein, with amino-acid sequence MSGDDKQIVVGRRTVLKGGAFALAAATAGISVFVPRHSKAAASKVVIKYDWLMSNGQIGDIVAVKQGLFQAEGLDVEFSPGGPNSATVPPVITGDAQLGQFSDSAQLLLARSSGVPIKIFACGFRMAPFAFYSLPKAPIRTVKDMIGKRIGIQPTARYVLDAILLKNNIDPSSLTITNIGFDMTPLMTGQVDAVTGWITNTQALSIIGPDRIDLMMKDTGLPSYANVYFATDDAVSGHAETLAKVLRAVAKGWAWTHEHPEEAVKLTVEAYPQLDLAVELKTVSRILSLSFDTATGRDGWGSFDPAALAEQISVYDKIGQFKSGAPKLEDCYTTEILDMTADDRPKIA; translated from the coding sequence ATGAGCGGGGATGACAAACAAATCGTGGTCGGCAGGCGTACCGTCCTGAAGGGCGGAGCCTTTGCCCTTGCTGCAGCGACGGCAGGGATCAGCGTGTTCGTGCCGCGTCACTCCAAAGCCGCCGCATCCAAGGTCGTCATCAAATATGACTGGCTGATGAGCAACGGACAGATCGGCGATATCGTCGCAGTCAAGCAGGGCCTGTTCCAGGCCGAGGGTCTCGATGTCGAGTTTTCCCCCGGCGGTCCCAATTCTGCAACGGTGCCGCCCGTGATCACGGGTGATGCGCAGCTCGGCCAATTCTCGGATTCGGCACAGCTTCTTCTAGCCCGTTCATCCGGCGTGCCGATCAAGATCTTCGCCTGCGGTTTCCGCATGGCGCCTTTCGCCTTTTATTCGCTGCCCAAGGCGCCGATCCGCACCGTCAAGGATATGATCGGCAAGCGCATCGGCATCCAGCCGACGGCCCGTTATGTGCTCGATGCCATCCTGCTGAAGAACAATATCGATCCCTCGAGCCTGACCATCACCAATATCGGCTTCGACATGACGCCGCTGATGACCGGCCAGGTCGATGCCGTCACCGGATGGATCACCAACACGCAGGCCCTTTCCATCATCGGCCCCGACCGCATCGATCTGATGATGAAGGATACGGGCCTGCCCTCCTACGCCAACGTCTATTTTGCCACCGACGATGCCGTGAGCGGCCATGCCGAGACACTGGCAAAGGTGCTGCGTGCCGTCGCCAAGGGCTGGGCCTGGACGCATGAACATCCTGAAGAGGCAGTCAAACTGACGGTGGAAGCCTATCCGCAGCTCGATCTTGCCGTAGAGCTGAAGACGGTGTCGCGCATCCTGTCGCTGAGCTTTGACACGGCGACCGGTAGGGATGGCTGGGGCAGCTTCGATCCGGCCGCGCTTGCCGAGCAGATTTCCGTCTACGACAAAATCGGTCAGTTCAAGAGCGGCGCGCCGAAGCTGGAGGATTGCTATACGACTGAGATACTCGACATGACGGCGGACGACCGTCCGAAGATTGCGTGA
- a CDS encoding VOC family protein, giving the protein MTAFAQTNPITDICFLVEDIDKASAFYVERLGFKPRRRAPGFADFKGAGVTLALWEIEHIAENTGVSSRRAPPGAHKACAALELASPEQVDAAYAELKAAGVLFHAPPQDYVWNARCVYFADPDDNLWEIYAWSAGGPIGDIDPQ; this is encoded by the coding sequence ATGACCGCTTTTGCCCAAACCAATCCGATTACCGACATTTGCTTCCTGGTCGAGGATATCGACAAAGCATCGGCTTTCTATGTCGAGCGTCTTGGCTTCAAACCGCGCCGCCGTGCTCCCGGCTTTGCCGATTTTAAAGGGGCGGGCGTGACGCTGGCGCTCTGGGAGATCGAGCATATCGCCGAGAATACCGGTGTCTCAAGCCGCCGTGCCCCTCCAGGTGCGCACAAGGCCTGCGCAGCCCTCGAACTCGCCTCGCCAGAGCAGGTCGATGCTGCCTATGCGGAGCTGAAAGCTGCGGGCGTGCTCTTCCATGCGCCGCCGCAGGACTATGTCTGGAACGCGCGATGCGTCTATTTCGCCGATCCTGACGACAATCTCTGGGAAATCTATGCGTGGTCCGCAGGCGGCCCGATCGGTGACATCGACCCGCAATAG
- a CDS encoding sugar ABC transporter substrate-binding protein, with amino-acid sequence MSIEKSEKGLGRRDLLKLSAAAGVAVAGASLIGQKPAFAAGEELSLKGKRIAISATGTDHFFDLQAYNAQIEEVKRLGGEPIAVDAGRNDGKLVSQLQTLIAQKPDAIVQILGTLSVIDPWLKKARDAGIPVLTVDVGSTNSINNTTSDNWGIGKDLALQLVSDIGGEGNIVVFNGFYGVTPCAIRYDQLVNVVKYFPKVKILQPELRDVIPNTVQDAFTQITAILNKYREKGSIKAIWSAWDIPQLGATQALAAAGRTEIRTYGVDGSPEVLQLIADPNSPAGADVAQQPAEIGRTAIRNVAKLLAGQTLPRETYVPALLANKTNVGEVTKKLGIG; translated from the coding sequence ATGAGTATCGAAAAGTCTGAAAAGGGTCTCGGAAGGCGAGATCTGCTGAAACTGTCTGCCGCGGCCGGGGTCGCCGTCGCCGGTGCATCCCTCATCGGGCAGAAGCCGGCTTTTGCCGCCGGCGAAGAACTGTCGCTGAAAGGCAAGCGCATCGCCATCAGCGCAACCGGCACCGATCACTTCTTCGATCTGCAGGCCTATAATGCCCAGATCGAGGAGGTAAAGCGCCTCGGCGGCGAGCCGATCGCCGTCGATGCCGGACGCAACGACGGCAAGCTGGTCTCGCAGTTGCAGACGCTGATCGCCCAGAAGCCGGATGCAATCGTTCAAATCCTGGGCACGCTCAGCGTCATCGATCCCTGGCTGAAGAAGGCGCGCGATGCCGGGATCCCGGTTCTGACCGTCGACGTCGGTTCGACCAATTCGATCAACAACACCACCTCCGATAACTGGGGCATCGGCAAGGATCTGGCGCTGCAGCTCGTCTCCGATATCGGCGGCGAAGGCAATATCGTCGTCTTCAACGGCTTCTACGGCGTAACCCCCTGCGCGATCCGCTACGACCAGTTGGTTAATGTCGTCAAATATTTCCCGAAGGTGAAAATCCTCCAGCCGGAACTGCGCGACGTCATCCCGAATACCGTGCAGGACGCCTTCACGCAGATCACGGCCATCCTCAACAAATATCGGGAAAAGGGGTCGATCAAGGCGATCTGGTCAGCTTGGGACATTCCGCAGCTTGGCGCGACCCAGGCCTTGGCGGCAGCCGGGCGGACAGAGATCCGCACCTACGGCGTCGATGGCAGCCCGGAAGTGCTGCAGCTCATCGCCGATCCGAATTCGCCGGCTGGCGCCGATGTCGCCCAGCAGCCGGCGGAAATCGGCCGCACCGCCATTCGCAACGTCGCCAAGCTGCTCGCCGGCCAGACACTACCGCGCGAGACCTATGTTCCGGCACTGCTCGCCAACAAGACCAATGTCGGCGAAGTCACCAAGAAGCTCGGCATCGGCTGA
- a CDS encoding sugar ABC transporter ATP-binding protein, producing the protein MTAISLKQPVTARDDIIRFEGIVKHFGGAQALAGASLIVRRGTIHGLVGQNGAGKSTLIKLLAGLHQPDGGRIEIEGQTFDRLTPHLAEELGIHFIHQDRLLVPTFTVGEALFLGREPRIAGTPFLDRRLMQRRASDILNDYFGIRLPNAALIGELSTAEKQIVQITRALLNQPKVLVFDEPTAALVRREADILFRLIRRLRDEGVTIIYISHYLNEIEELCDHVTVLRNGLDVASLPIGDTSAGAIARLMVERDIKEMFPKPEVTPGEDILKVEQLSAPGKYSDVSFTLRRGEVLGLTGLLGSGAKELVRALFGLETPASGHIEISGKAARFTNPTQAAGREIALVPEDRRRHGVALDLSVAENISLSSLGRFTRFGFLDRRREQREVDGLITRLQVKTNGRDALLRTLSGGNQQKIAIAKWLSRRSEVYLLDEPTVGVDIGSKVEIYTLIGELAARGAGVIVLSSDLPELIGITDRILVLFRGRVAREFISSETTADAVLAQSTGSSEGQRHVG; encoded by the coding sequence ATGACGGCCATTTCGTTGAAGCAGCCGGTGACGGCACGCGACGACATCATCCGCTTTGAAGGCATCGTCAAGCATTTCGGCGGCGCGCAGGCGCTTGCCGGTGCGTCGCTGATCGTCAGGCGCGGCACCATCCACGGTCTCGTCGGTCAGAACGGCGCCGGCAAGTCGACGCTGATCAAGCTGCTGGCAGGTCTTCACCAGCCGGATGGCGGCCGCATCGAGATCGAAGGGCAAACATTCGACAGGCTGACGCCGCATCTTGCCGAAGAGCTCGGCATCCACTTCATTCACCAGGACCGGCTGCTGGTGCCGACCTTCACCGTCGGCGAAGCCCTGTTCCTTGGCCGGGAACCACGCATCGCGGGCACACCGTTCCTCGACCGGCGACTGATGCAGCGCCGCGCATCTGACATTCTCAACGACTATTTCGGCATCCGGTTGCCGAACGCCGCCTTGATCGGCGAATTGTCGACCGCCGAAAAGCAGATCGTGCAAATCACCCGCGCCCTCCTCAATCAGCCAAAGGTGCTCGTCTTCGACGAGCCGACGGCCGCATTGGTGCGCCGCGAGGCCGATATCCTCTTCCGGCTGATCCGCCGTCTGCGCGACGAAGGCGTCACCATCATCTATATCTCGCATTACCTGAACGAAATCGAAGAGCTCTGCGACCACGTCACCGTGCTGCGCAACGGGCTGGACGTCGCCTCCCTGCCGATCGGCGACACCTCGGCCGGCGCGATTGCGCGGCTGATGGTCGAACGCGACATCAAGGAGATGTTTCCAAAGCCGGAAGTGACGCCGGGCGAAGACATCCTCAAGGTCGAGCAGCTGTCGGCGCCGGGGAAATATAGCGACGTGAGTTTCACGCTTCGCCGCGGCGAGGTGCTCGGCCTCACCGGCCTGCTCGGCTCCGGCGCAAAGGAGCTGGTCCGCGCTCTCTTCGGTCTGGAGACCCCGGCTTCCGGCCATATCGAGATCAGCGGCAAGGCTGCCCGTTTCACCAATCCCACCCAGGCAGCCGGCCGCGAGATCGCCCTGGTGCCGGAAGATCGGCGTCGCCACGGCGTCGCGCTCGACCTCAGCGTCGCGGAAAATATCAGCCTTTCGAGCCTTGGCCGCTTCACGCGTTTCGGCTTTCTTGATCGCAGACGCGAACAGAGAGAAGTCGACGGTCTGATTACGCGGCTGCAGGTGAAGACCAATGGCCGCGATGCCCTGCTGCGCACGCTTTCGGGCGGCAACCAGCAGAAGATCGCCATCGCCAAGTGGCTGAGCCGCCGCTCCGAGGTCTATCTCCTCGACGAACCAACTGTCGGCGTCGATATCGGCTCCAAGGTCGAGATCTATACGCTGATCGGCGAACTGGCGGCGCGCGGCGCCGGCGTCATCGTGCTGTCTTCGGATCTGCCCGAACTGATCGGCATCACCGATCGCATCCTGGTGCTCTTCCGCGGCCGCGTGGCGCGGGAATTCATCTCGTCGGAGACCACGGCAGATGCGGTGCTCGCTCAATCGACCGGATCATCCGAAGGACAACGCCATGTCGGCTGA
- a CDS encoding ABC transporter permease translates to MSAEVEFAPSGFSAAEPPPRPAGNIAAAALRFGSLIAFAAILIIFSLTAPYFLSIGNIGNVLGQSAISGVLAIGLTIVLIAGGSNVVTGGIDLSLAANMGLSAAVYASLTQLGYGDATAIAATILTGALIGSVNAIAVVYAGIVPLLATLAVMNVVAGLELVLTGNTVLPASTPFLSALSASDPFGIPVLAYVLLGFTAITTAIVQYTPLGLRLYAVGEFPDAARAAGLPLRRLLAGAFVASGVSGGIAGILSVSYLSGSTTGAGEMLLPVVVTALLGSVFSRRLVPTITGTLLSALLVGFLVNGFQLLNISSTLVSGVQGVLILIVVSATTLLRRQEA, encoded by the coding sequence ATGTCGGCTGAAGTGGAATTCGCGCCTTCCGGTTTTTCCGCTGCGGAACCGCCGCCCCGGCCGGCCGGCAATATTGCCGCTGCGGCATTGCGCTTCGGATCGCTGATCGCTTTCGCCGCCATTCTGATCATCTTCTCGCTGACCGCACCCTATTTTCTCAGCATCGGCAATATCGGCAACGTGCTCGGTCAATCGGCCATCTCAGGCGTGCTTGCCATCGGGTTGACGATCGTGCTGATCGCAGGCGGCTCCAATGTCGTCACCGGTGGCATCGACCTGTCGCTCGCTGCCAATATGGGTCTCAGCGCCGCCGTCTATGCGAGCCTGACGCAACTCGGCTACGGAGATGCGACGGCGATTGCCGCGACAATCTTGACCGGCGCCCTGATCGGCTCGGTCAATGCAATCGCCGTCGTCTATGCCGGCATCGTGCCGCTGCTGGCCACGCTTGCCGTCATGAATGTCGTCGCCGGCCTGGAGTTGGTGCTGACCGGCAATACCGTCCTGCCGGCCTCGACACCTTTCCTATCGGCGCTCTCGGCCTCGGATCCTTTCGGCATCCCGGTTCTTGCCTATGTGCTCCTCGGCTTCACGGCGATCACCACGGCGATCGTGCAATATACCCCGCTCGGCCTGCGTCTCTATGCCGTCGGTGAGTTCCCGGATGCGGCGCGTGCCGCCGGCCTGCCGCTTCGCCGGCTGCTCGCCGGCGCCTTCGTCGCCAGCGGCGTCTCCGGCGGGATCGCCGGCATCCTGTCGGTTTCCTATCTGAGCGGCAGCACGACCGGCGCCGGCGAGATGCTGTTGCCCGTCGTCGTGACGGCCCTGCTCGGCTCGGTCTTTTCGCGCCGGCTGGTTCCGACGATCACCGGGACGCTGCTTTCGGCCCTTTTGGTCGGCTTCCTGGTCAACGGTTTCCAGCTGCTGAACATTTCGAGCACGCTGGTCAGCGGCGTCCAGGGTGTGCTCATTCTCATCGTCGTTTCCGCAACCACGCTGCTGCGCCGACAGGAGGCCTGA